Proteins encoded in a region of the Prochlorothrix hollandica PCC 9006 = CALU 1027 genome:
- the bioF gene encoding 8-amino-7-oxononanoate synthase, producing the protein MVQALARRDQRQQMRRLTAGEPGAGMDLHRGDRRLINFSSNDYLGLSRHPAVVAGAQRYLEYYGAGSPASRLVTGTYGIHQQLEERLAAACGQEAALLFNTGFQANATVLAALVNRQSLVLCDRQIHASLLQGIQASRAPFQRFRHNDLNHLEYLLQGCRSPQGSAAQADRVLIVTETLFSMDGDRADLPALVALADRYGALLYLDDAHGLGVLGAQGMGLASHQAGVDVVVGTFGKAFGSFGAVVLGSQVLRDYLINYCPGFIYTTALPPAVVGAIAAALDLMPHLEPQRQHLQHQGQRLRQALQGRGWDTGSSSSHIVPLVVGEEDRTLALAAHLQEAGLLAVAIRPPTVAPGTARLRLALSSAHEPSHYDRLLAALDTWQG; encoded by the coding sequence ATGGTGCAGGCGTTGGCTCGCCGGGACCAACGGCAACAGATGCGGCGGCTGACGGCGGGGGAACCGGGGGCAGGGATGGATCTGCACCGGGGCGATCGCAGGCTGATTAATTTTAGTTCCAATGATTACCTGGGTCTATCGCGTCACCCGGCGGTGGTGGCTGGTGCCCAGCGTTACCTAGAATACTATGGGGCTGGATCCCCCGCGTCCCGGTTAGTGACGGGCACCTATGGCATACACCAGCAGTTGGAGGAGCGTTTAGCCGCTGCCTGTGGTCAGGAAGCTGCCTTGCTGTTTAATACGGGTTTTCAGGCTAACGCCACGGTTTTAGCGGCCTTGGTCAACCGTCAGTCCTTGGTGCTGTGCGATCGCCAGATCCACGCCAGTTTGCTCCAGGGCATCCAAGCCAGTCGCGCCCCCTTCCAGCGCTTTCGCCACAATGACCTCAACCATCTCGAATACCTGCTCCAGGGCTGCCGATCGCCCCAGGGATCCGCCGCCCAGGCCGATCGGGTGCTGATTGTCACGGAAACCCTGTTCAGTATGGACGGCGATCGGGCGGATCTGCCCGCCTTGGTGGCCTTGGCCGATCGCTATGGGGCACTGCTCTATCTAGACGATGCCCATGGCTTGGGGGTTCTGGGTGCCCAGGGCATGGGGCTAGCAAGCCATCAGGCTGGGGTGGATGTGGTGGTGGGCACCTTTGGCAAAGCCTTTGGCTCCTTCGGGGCGGTGGTGCTGGGATCCCAGGTCTTGCGGGATTATCTGATTAACTATTGTCCAGGCTTTATTTACACCACCGCGCTGCCCCCGGCAGTGGTGGGGGCGATCGCCGCCGCCCTGGATCTGATGCCCCACCTGGAACCCCAGCGCCAGCACCTGCAACACCAAGGCCAAAGGCTACGGCAAGCGCTGCAAGGCCGAGGCTGGGATACGGGATCCTCCAGTTCCCACATTGTGCCCCTGGTGGTGGGGGAAGAAGACCGAACCTTGGCCTTAGCGGCCCATCTCCAGGAGGCCGGGTTGCTGGCGGTGGCCATTCGTCCCCCCACGGTGGCACCGGGTACAGCACGGCTGCGCCTTGCCCTGTCCAGCGCCCATGAACCCAGCCATTACGATCGCCTCTTAGCCGCCTTAGACACCTGGCAGGGCTAG
- a CDS encoding response regulator, translating to MAFTVSVLPPKVLIVDDDRTMLAFLTLALKSQGYDLYQAQSGPMALEQLDTIEPALIVCDWMMPQMTGLEVCHYVKQHPTLASTFFILLTAREEVADRIQGLDTGADEFLSKPVNASELRARVRAGLRLYQSTQALKQVAQRLKDQKQLLEVELKEAADYVSSLLPSPLAADRHGIRIQSYFLPSKQLGLHSAGWSAAFIICQLCRGVENGSQSREPGSPGYRRRDH from the coding sequence TTGGCCTTCACTGTGTCCGTTTTACCCCCCAAAGTCCTGATTGTTGACGACGATCGCACCATGCTGGCCTTCCTGACCCTGGCGCTGAAATCCCAGGGCTATGACCTGTACCAGGCCCAGAGCGGACCCATGGCCCTAGAGCAGCTCGACACCATTGAGCCAGCCCTGATTGTGTGTGACTGGATGATGCCACAGATGACGGGTTTGGAGGTGTGTCACTATGTCAAACAGCATCCTACCCTAGCCAGTACCTTTTTCATTTTGCTGACGGCGCGGGAAGAGGTGGCCGATCGCATCCAAGGCTTAGACACCGGAGCCGATGAGTTTCTGTCAAAACCGGTCAATGCCTCGGAACTGCGGGCACGGGTCCGGGCAGGCTTGCGCCTCTACCAATCCACCCAAGCCTTAAAACAGGTGGCCCAGCGGTTAAAGGATCAAAAACAGTTGCTGGAGGTGGAGCTAAAGGAGGCGGCGGATTATGTCAGTTCCCTGTTGCCCTCTCCCCTCGCCGCCGATCGCCATGGCATCCGGATTCAGTCCTATTTTCTGCCGTCCAAACAATTGGGCCTACATTCCGCAGGTTGGAGTGCAGCTTTTATAATTTGTCAGTTGTGTCGGGGAGTGGAGAATGGGAGTCAAAGTAGAGAACCTGGATCACCTGGGTATCGTCGCCGGGATCATTGA
- a CDS encoding DUF4277 domain-containing protein, producing MGIVAGIIDDLGIVEQIDAAV from the coding sequence CTGGGTATCGTCGCCGGGATCATTGACGACCTGGGTATCGTGGAGCAAATTGACGCGGCGGT
- the hpsL gene encoding hormogonium polysaccharide biosynthesis protein HpsL: MDSAKASKPKPDPKQQAAQRQQRLKAIQAVLRFTVPVALGSALVGAIFWVTAGSTLALAGGGGLFAIALSYRYPRAALWFFLFYMPFAGTVTYWIAGGNALFQLAKDAFYVPALLALVLAPKDADSFKIQPRSIVPGLWMMAVLCGLSLLLVSLPNQFSGAARGQPLFQGLLGFKVFMGYVPLIFCTQSLLRRKGDFLFLMRSHTVLAIICCFLCLMQLLMLQTGRCAGTDHLSGDALFVTNLDAKCLVGGALLYSPSQGVIRLPSTFVAPWQWGWFIIGNAYITFATAFSDPVLWGRVLGFVGMGFVTMAAIISGQRVALALVPVSFGILLVLTGQVTNLKRFLPIGTASVVAGAIAWAIFPALIQERIDSFFGRWKASPADDMISAQVEFVWKAVKDLPLGKGLGSATNSCRIFGPVWLIETWFPKVLFEVGIVGLIVFLGFVTLLSVTTFKVYRSLQDPSLRSYAACLWVFVLFISYQTYYYPLDVDPVAVYYWLFIGAIFRLPTLEHQSLVEAVGTIAATPPRTAPPLRVRGDPVTPDPSPPDRVSAPPVAPAPASPGRFVRIREPDRRESDRREPDGSP; encoded by the coding sequence ATGGACTCTGCCAAAGCGTCTAAACCCAAACCCGATCCAAAACAGCAAGCAGCCCAACGGCAGCAGCGCCTCAAGGCGATCCAAGCAGTCCTACGGTTTACGGTGCCCGTGGCCCTGGGGTCTGCCCTGGTGGGGGCGATTTTCTGGGTTACCGCCGGATCCACCTTGGCCCTCGCGGGGGGCGGGGGACTGTTTGCCATCGCCCTGTCCTATCGCTACCCTCGGGCAGCCCTCTGGTTCTTTCTCTTCTATATGCCCTTTGCCGGCACCGTCACCTATTGGATTGCCGGGGGCAATGCCCTATTTCAACTGGCGAAGGATGCCTTTTATGTCCCCGCCCTGCTGGCCTTAGTCCTAGCCCCCAAAGATGCAGATTCCTTTAAGATACAGCCCAGATCGATCGTCCCCGGTCTGTGGATGATGGCAGTACTCTGTGGCCTTAGTCTCTTACTGGTCAGTCTGCCCAACCAGTTTTCGGGGGCAGCGCGGGGCCAGCCCCTATTCCAGGGTTTATTGGGCTTTAAGGTGTTCATGGGCTATGTTCCCCTGATTTTCTGTACCCAAAGCCTATTGCGGCGCAAAGGGGACTTTCTCTTTCTGATGCGCAGCCATACGGTCTTAGCCATTATTTGTTGTTTCCTCTGCCTGATGCAATTACTGATGTTGCAGACAGGGCGCTGTGCCGGTACCGATCACCTGAGTGGCGATGCTTTGTTTGTCACCAATTTAGACGCAAAATGCTTAGTGGGGGGGGCGTTGCTCTATAGCCCATCCCAGGGCGTGATTCGCCTGCCCAGTACCTTTGTGGCCCCCTGGCAATGGGGCTGGTTCATCATTGGCAATGCCTATATCACCTTTGCCACCGCCTTTTCGGATCCGGTGTTGTGGGGGCGGGTGTTGGGGTTTGTGGGCATGGGGTTTGTGACCATGGCCGCGATTATTTCGGGGCAGCGGGTGGCCCTGGCCCTGGTGCCCGTGTCCTTTGGCATTTTGTTGGTGTTAACGGGACAGGTGACCAACCTCAAGCGCTTTTTACCCATTGGGACCGCTTCAGTGGTGGCGGGGGCGATCGCCTGGGCCATTTTTCCAGCGTTAATCCAAGAGCGCATTGATAGTTTTTTCGGACGCTGGAAAGCCTCCCCTGCCGATGACATGATCAGTGCCCAAGTGGAGTTTGTCTGGAAGGCGGTCAAGGATTTGCCCTTGGGCAAAGGGTTAGGATCGGCTACTAATTCCTGTCGGATTTTTGGGCCGGTGTGGCTGATTGAAACCTGGTTTCCCAAGGTGCTCTTTGAGGTGGGCATTGTGGGCCTCATTGTCTTTCTGGGGTTTGTGACCCTGTTGAGTGTCACCACCTTTAAGGTTTACCGATCGCTACAAGATCCCAGCCTCCGCAGCTATGCCGCCTGTTTGTGGGTCTTTGTGCTGTTTATCAGCTATCAAACCTACTATTACCCCCTGGATGTGGATCCGGTGGCGGTGTATTACTGGCTGTTTATTGGAGCCATTTTCCGGTTACCGACCCTGGAACACCAGAGTCTGGTGGAGGCGGTGGGGACGATCGCCGCCACCCCCCCCCGGACAGCGCCCCCGCTGCGGGTACGGGGAGATCCGGTTACCCCAGATCCCAGCCCCCCCGATCGGGTCAGCGCCCCCCCGGTTGCCCCAGCCCCAGCCTCCCCAGGGCGCTTTGTGCGCATTCGGGAACCAGACAGGCGGGAATCAGACAGGCGGGAACCAGACGGTAGCCCCTAG